A portion of the Roseovarius sp. M141 genome contains these proteins:
- a CDS encoding L,D-transpeptidase yields MFTRRSFVALGAMTGLVACARPNAGPVPRAIAAPVSPIYPPLPDFYGEITGEPYPIPAIPEGSLAPEYWRQEVVNPWPNYARGTIVVDPDAAILHFVQSREKATRYGVGVGAAGFAWEGTARLQFTRKWPRWKVPASMIERQPKLEPYSVANGGMDPGPGNPLGARALYLFQNGVDTLYRIHGDAAPQELGKAVSSGCIRMLNQDAIDLYDRSVHGASVIVLPSMKPSGLSPLY; encoded by the coding sequence ATGTTCACCCGACGCAGCTTCGTTGCTCTCGGCGCGATGACAGGCCTTGTCGCCTGCGCCCGCCCCAATGCAGGTCCCGTACCGCGCGCGATTGCCGCACCGGTCAGTCCGATATATCCGCCCCTTCCCGACTTTTATGGTGAGATCACCGGCGAGCCCTACCCGATTCCCGCCATTCCGGAGGGCAGTTTGGCTCCCGAGTATTGGCGTCAGGAGGTTGTGAATCCATGGCCCAACTATGCACGCGGTACGATTGTCGTCGACCCAGATGCGGCCATCCTTCACTTCGTCCAGAGCCGCGAAAAGGCAACGCGGTATGGTGTCGGTGTCGGAGCGGCGGGCTTTGCCTGGGAAGGCACGGCGCGGCTACAGTTCACCCGTAAATGGCCCCGGTGGAAAGTGCCGGCCAGCATGATTGAGCGGCAACCCAAACTGGAGCCCTATTCTGTGGCCAATGGAGGTATGGATCCGGGGCCCGGCAACCCGCTGGGGGCGAGGGCGCTTTACCTCTTTCAGAACGGCGTCGATACGCTCTACCGTATCCATGGCGATGCTGCGCCTCAGGAATTGGGGAAAGCCGTCTCCTCGGGGTGCATCCGGATGCTCAACCAGGATGCGATTGACCTGTACGACCGGTCTGTTCACGGTGCTTCGGTGATCGTTTTGCCGTCGATGAAACCCTCAGGGCTATCCCCGCTGTACTGA
- a CDS encoding EF-hand domain-containing protein codes for MSQRFILALSMAAATALGGAAYAQSGHGHGGKAKPADGAMMMQGGGSGMMGDMSGMMQKMHGMHGNKMGGMGNMGSGMMGGAMMQMLDADGDGNVTPEEMREQMQAKLTEYDSDGDGTLSISEFEALHSAMIREKMVDKFQHLDADGDGAITSDEMTAPAKKMERMQKMRSGMMEQMQGQPGAGQGMGSDMNDADDAGDN; via the coding sequence ATGTCACAACGTTTCATTCTTGCCCTCTCGATGGCTGCTGCAACCGCACTTGGCGGTGCTGCCTACGCTCAAAGTGGTCACGGCCACGGCGGCAAAGCAAAACCCGCTGATGGCGCTATGATGATGCAGGGCGGTGGTTCCGGCATGATGGGCGATATGTCGGGCATGATGCAGAAAATGCACGGCATGCACGGCAACAAGATGGGCGGCATGGGCAATATGGGGTCCGGTATGATGGGCGGCGCCATGATGCAGATGCTCGATGCCGATGGCGACGGCAACGTGACGCCCGAGGAGATGCGCGAGCAGATGCAGGCCAAGCTGACCGAGTATGACAGCGACGGCGACGGCACATTGTCGATTTCCGAGTTCGAGGCGCTGCACAGCGCGATGATCCGCGAGAAAATGGTAGACAAGTTCCAGCATCTCGACGCGGACGGCGACGGCGCCATCACCAGCGACGAAATGACCGCACCGGCCAAGAAAATGGAGCGTATGCAGAAGATGCGTTCGGGCATGATGGAGCAGATGCAGGGTCAGCCCGGCGCGGGCCAGGGTATGGGGTCCGACATGAACGATGCTGACGACGCCGGCGACAATTGA
- a CDS encoding APC family permease, whose translation MTSEYKANSITLSGAIAMGTGVMIGAGIFALTGQIAQLAGPLFPLSFVVGAIVTAFSAYTYIKMSNAYPSAGGIAMILQKAYGPTTIAAAAALLMALSMVINESLVARTFATYLLRGLGLDQSGWLVPALGVGLIVFAYLINAAGNRSVGLFSIVMAIIKVGGIALFGAAALWAGGISFEAASDQQTTQITGFIASVALSILAFKGFTTITNSGAEVTDPHRNVGRAIIVSIGLCVIVYLLVAFAVGSSLTLEQIIAAKDYALAEAAGPTLGQTGFYLTVLLAIVATSSGLIASIFAVSRMLTMLTDMKLIPHSHFGLPGMIRDHTLIYTVVIASFLTVFFDLSRIASLGAFFYLVMDIIIHWGVFRHLKQDIKASGWVMLTAIALDVVVLSVFGALKWQSDPLIVLVSLGLMAAVFAFEWLFLRQRPNDEPHSESHSHD comes from the coding sequence ATGACTTCAGAATACAAGGCGAACAGCATTACATTATCCGGAGCAATCGCAATGGGCACCGGCGTGATGATCGGGGCCGGTATCTTTGCGCTGACAGGGCAGATCGCGCAGCTTGCCGGGCCGCTTTTTCCGCTGTCTTTCGTGGTCGGCGCTATCGTGACCGCGTTCAGCGCCTACACTTACATCAAGATGTCCAATGCCTATCCGTCGGCCGGTGGGATCGCGATGATCCTGCAAAAGGCCTATGGTCCGACAACCATCGCAGCTGCGGCCGCGCTGCTTATGGCGCTGTCGATGGTGATCAACGAAAGCCTCGTTGCGCGAACCTTTGCCACGTATCTCCTACGCGGTCTGGGCCTCGACCAATCCGGCTGGTTGGTGCCAGCCCTCGGCGTGGGCCTCATCGTCTTTGCCTACCTTATCAATGCAGCGGGCAACCGATCCGTCGGGCTGTTCTCTATCGTCATGGCCATCATCAAGGTCGGCGGCATCGCGCTGTTCGGAGCTGCGGCGCTTTGGGCGGGTGGCATCTCTTTCGAAGCCGCTTCTGATCAACAAACGACGCAAATCACAGGCTTTATAGCGTCCGTGGCGCTGTCGATCCTCGCGTTCAAGGGGTTCACCACGATCACCAACAGCGGTGCCGAAGTCACCGACCCGCATCGCAATGTCGGACGGGCGATCATCGTATCCATCGGCCTTTGCGTCATTGTTTATCTGCTGGTGGCATTTGCCGTGGGGTCCAGTCTGACACTGGAGCAGATCATCGCCGCCAAGGATTATGCCCTGGCAGAAGCCGCAGGCCCGACCCTCGGCCAGACCGGTTTCTATCTGACTGTCCTTCTGGCCATCGTCGCCACCTCATCGGGCCTGATCGCAAGCATCTTTGCCGTTTCCCGCATGTTGACCATGCTGACCGACATGAAGCTGATCCCGCACAGCCATTTCGGCCTGCCGGGGATGATCCGCGATCATACGCTGATCTATACCGTGGTGATCGCCAGCTTTTTGACGGTGTTTTTCGATCTCAGCCGGATCGCGTCGCTCGGCGCGTTCTTCTATCTGGTGATGGACATCATCATCCACTGGGGTGTGTTCCGCCATCTGAAACAGGACATCAAGGCGAGCGGATGGGTGATGCTCACTGCGATCGCGCTGGATGTCGTGGTGCTGTCGGTCTTTGGCGCACTGAAATGGCAAAGTGACCCGCTTATCGTGCTTGTGTCGCTTGGCCTGATGGCCGCTGTCTTTGCGTTTGAATGGCTGTTTCTGCGCCAACGCCCAAATGACGAACCCCATTCAGAATCTCACTCCCACGATTAG
- the lgt gene encoding prolipoprotein diacylglyceryl transferase: MFPTAIPFPDIGSELFAIDIGTFHFALRWYALAYIAGILIGWQICVRAVKTPALWPKAGPPLNPSQIGDLVTWIILGVIIGGRLGFVLFYQPQYYLQNPLEILMVWQGGMSFHGGFTGVAVAGLVFSIRQGAPLLGTADLLAIATPPGLLLGRLANFTNNELWGRATDVPWAVIFPGEAAQACPGVEGLCARHPSQLYEALLEGLFLGAVLLVLAWRRGWLKWPGALTGTFLVGYGLSRAFVEFFRQPDMQFVTEGNPIGHALQFGSWGLTMGQTLSVPMILLGVLLLWFSNRPTAVPA, encoded by the coding sequence ATGTTTCCCACCGCCATTCCCTTCCCAGATATCGGCTCGGAACTCTTCGCGATCGATATCGGTACGTTTCACTTCGCGCTGCGCTGGTATGCCCTCGCCTATATCGCGGGTATTCTCATTGGCTGGCAGATTTGCGTGAGGGCCGTCAAAACTCCTGCGCTTTGGCCCAAAGCCGGGCCTCCGCTCAACCCAAGTCAGATCGGGGATCTAGTCACGTGGATCATCCTCGGTGTGATTATCGGCGGTCGCCTGGGATTCGTCCTGTTCTATCAACCGCAATACTACCTGCAAAATCCGCTCGAGATTCTCATGGTCTGGCAAGGCGGCATGTCGTTCCACGGCGGCTTTACCGGTGTGGCCGTGGCCGGTCTGGTGTTTTCTATCCGCCAAGGTGCGCCGCTTCTCGGCACTGCAGACCTTCTGGCGATCGCGACGCCGCCCGGGCTATTGCTCGGGCGGCTGGCCAACTTCACAAACAACGAACTCTGGGGCCGCGCGACTGACGTTCCCTGGGCCGTTATTTTTCCGGGAGAGGCCGCGCAGGCCTGCCCGGGTGTCGAGGGACTGTGCGCGCGGCACCCATCCCAACTCTACGAAGCGCTGCTGGAAGGCCTCTTTCTGGGCGCAGTATTGCTTGTCCTTGCCTGGCGGCGCGGCTGGCTGAAATGGCCCGGTGCCCTTACCGGGACATTCTTGGTGGGCTATGGCCTGTCCAGAGCCTTTGTCGAGTTTTTCCGGCAGCCGGACATGCAATTTGTGACCGAAGGGAACCCCATTGGACATGCGCTGCAGTTCGGGAGTTGGGGGCTGACGATGGGCCAGACACTCTCGGTGCCGATGATCCTATTGGGGGTTCTTCTTCTCTGGTTTTCAAATCGACCAACAGCGGTTCCTGCATGA
- a CDS encoding DUF5676 family membrane protein translates to MSNPNPIRIYPVGMTLGLLLALNFALCVVFGLLFPGATMYQAWLPLLPGVTWISWTSALLGLAESFAYGWYIAVIFVPTFNFFSRRTQA, encoded by the coding sequence TTGTCAAATCCAAATCCCATTCGCATCTATCCGGTCGGCATGACCCTTGGCCTCCTGCTGGCACTGAACTTTGCGTTGTGCGTGGTGTTCGGACTGCTGTTTCCCGGGGCCACAATGTACCAGGCGTGGTTGCCGTTGCTGCCCGGCGTAACCTGGATCAGCTGGACAAGCGCACTTCTGGGTCTGGCCGAGAGCTTTGCCTATGGCTGGTACATCGCCGTGATCTTTGTGCCGACATTCAACTTCTTTTCCCGGAGGACACAAGCATGA
- a CDS encoding efflux RND transporter periplasmic adaptor subunit, translating to MRGRYSALAVLGLAAGAAGGIYLERVHLNPAGTTDAAGPDILYWVAPMDPNFRQPGPGKSPMGMDLIPVYSGQEEAGDPAEVTLSAGEINAIGVRTAIAKTSEISRRIETVGFVGYDEHLTSHVHTRVEGWIEALNVRAVGDPVEKGDILFEMFSPVIGSSSSDLVRAIEAGDKRIIDAARNALRSQGMSDEQITRIEASGTSVRNLEVLAPQDGVVISLDAADGMFLQPGTRAVSLTDLSAVWLIVDVFERDIARLTEDMRAVATFDHLSGRTFEGEIDYVYPELDSETRTLPVRLQFNNSEGLLRPNMFGTVSLIPNETRMALTIPTEAIIRTGSAERVILKTGEGTYKPRLVTTGLRDEFGEGGRTEVVQGLAPGEEVVASAQFLIDSESALSAGLKRMAPTDDAPADGMGELIALDQEARIATIRHGALDALDWPAMSSRFAVRADVALDGLQIGQHVAFRAARGADGLLGLIALGSDDGVAATGNGRVVALTADGKLTLAHDPIPELGWPAMQMDMPVAGFDPASVPLDAPVEFDLSKGQGGVFTVVAVRGEGTDSGDDMAHDTPMTDSAAKAAPDAGTTPPITVPGTIDAIDPAARTATITHGSITETGMPGMTMDFAIDPSVDASALPEGREVTLKFQKNPDFSMTLVGIAQETEAVQ from the coding sequence ATGCGTGGACGATATTCGGCCCTGGCCGTTCTGGGGCTTGCTGCGGGCGCGGCAGGCGGGATTTATCTGGAAAGGGTTCATCTGAACCCGGCAGGCACGACCGACGCGGCCGGGCCGGACATTCTATATTGGGTCGCTCCGATGGATCCGAACTTCAGGCAACCTGGCCCCGGCAAGTCGCCCATGGGGATGGATCTGATTCCGGTCTACTCTGGGCAGGAAGAAGCGGGCGATCCCGCAGAAGTGACTTTGTCCGCTGGCGAGATCAATGCAATCGGCGTGCGCACGGCGATCGCCAAAACATCCGAGATTTCAAGGCGGATCGAGACGGTCGGCTTCGTCGGCTATGATGAACATTTGACGAGCCACGTTCACACCCGTGTCGAGGGCTGGATCGAGGCGCTCAACGTGCGGGCTGTTGGCGACCCCGTCGAGAAAGGCGATATCTTGTTCGAGATGTTCTCGCCCGTGATCGGATCGTCCAGCAGCGATCTGGTCCGCGCGATAGAGGCCGGTGACAAAAGGATCATCGATGCCGCGCGAAACGCCTTGCGCAGCCAGGGGATGTCGGATGAGCAGATCACCCGGATCGAGGCGAGCGGCACGTCTGTGCGCAATCTCGAAGTTCTGGCGCCACAGGACGGCGTCGTCATCTCGCTTGACGCGGCGGACGGGATGTTCCTGCAACCTGGAACCCGTGCCGTCTCGCTGACCGATCTCAGTGCCGTCTGGCTGATCGTTGACGTGTTCGAGCGGGACATCGCGCGGCTGACCGAAGACATGCGTGCCGTCGCCACGTTCGACCATCTGAGTGGCCGCACCTTCGAAGGTGAAATCGATTACGTCTACCCCGAGCTCGACTCCGAGACGCGCACTCTGCCCGTGCGTCTGCAGTTCAACAATTCCGAAGGGCTCTTGCGGCCCAACATGTTCGGCACTGTCAGCCTGATCCCGAACGAGACGCGCATGGCGCTGACAATCCCAACCGAAGCGATCATCCGCACCGGGTCCGCCGAACGCGTCATCCTGAAAACCGGCGAAGGTACGTACAAACCGCGCCTCGTCACGACGGGGCTGCGCGACGAATTCGGCGAAGGCGGACGTACCGAAGTGGTTCAGGGCCTCGCTCCGGGCGAAGAGGTCGTCGCGTCGGCGCAATTCCTGATCGACAGCGAAAGCGCGCTGAGCGCCGGATTGAAGCGCATGGCGCCAACGGACGACGCGCCTGCCGACGGGATGGGTGAGTTGATTGCATTGGATCAAGAGGCGCGGATCGCGACGATCCGGCACGGCGCGCTCGACGCGCTGGACTGGCCTGCGATGAGCTCGCGCTTTGCGGTGCGCGCGGATGTCGCGCTGGATGGTTTGCAGATCGGCCAGCACGTCGCCTTTCGCGCCGCGCGAGGCGCGGACGGGCTGCTGGGGCTCATTGCGCTGGGGAGCGATGATGGTGTTGCGGCAACAGGCAACGGGAGGGTTGTCGCGCTCACGGCTGATGGAAAACTGACGCTCGCCCATGATCCCATTCCAGAACTAGGCTGGCCTGCGATGCAGATGGACATGCCCGTCGCGGGGTTTGACCCTGCTTCGGTTCCGCTGGATGCGCCGGTCGAATTTGATCTGTCCAAGGGCCAGGGCGGCGTTTTCACGGTGGTGGCCGTTCGCGGCGAAGGCACGGACAGCGGCGATGACATGGCACATGACACGCCGATGACGGATTCTGCAGCCAAGGCCGCGCCGGACGCAGGCACGACACCGCCCATAACCGTACCCGGCACCATCGACGCCATCGATCCGGCCGCGCGAACGGCAACCATCACCCATGGCTCAATCACCGAAACCGGGATGCCCGGCATGACGATGGATTTCGCGATTGACCCTTCGGTAGATGCCTCGGCCCTGCCCGAGGGCCGCGAGGTCACCCTGAAGTTTCAGAAAAACCCCGATTTCTCGATGACCCTCGTCGGAATCGCGCAAGAGACGGAGGCCGTCCAGTGA
- a CDS encoding CusA/CzcA family heavy metal efflux RND transporter, with protein MIRAIIRASIANRVIILALAIMMGVVGVWAIRETPVDAIPDLSDVQVIVRTPYAGQAPQVVEDQITYPIATAMLAVPGASAVRGFSFFGDSYVYVVFEDGTDLYWARTRVLEYLGQITANLPEGVSPQLGPDATGVGWIYQYALIDRTGGHDLSELRTLQDWFLKYELQTVDGVSEVATIGGMVKQYQVVVDPNKLRAYDVTLAQIRSAIEDANRETGGSVIEMGEAEYMVRSTGYINELSDLAKAPLMVNARGAAVTLGDVAHIRLGPEMRRGVGEFNGEGDAVGGVVILRWGGNALATIKAVEARIEELRTSLPEGVEIVTTYNRAGVIERAIDNLRKKLTEEFIVVILVCAAFLLHIRSSLVILVSLPLGISAAFIVMKLQGVNANIMSLGGIAIAIGAMVDAAIVMIEAMHRRLEKEKLTNENRWRIVGECASEVGPALFYSLAIITVSFLPVFVLESQEGRLFKPLAFTKTYAMAAAAILSITLVPVLMGYFVRGHIVPERKNPLNRIIIWIYRPFLDAAVAWPWATTLLAGLVVASMWWPLQRIGSEFMPELNEGDFLYMPTLYPGISIGKAREVLQQTDRMIATIPEVKTVHGKLGRADTATDPAPLTMIETTIQLKPEAEWREGMTMEGIRNNLDKAVQIPGVTNVWIQPIKNRIDMLATGIKTPVGVKISGADLRVIEEIGIEVERTVANVEGTASAYAERPIGGRFIEITPDRDAAARYMMSVRDIQDVVQTAIGGMQVSESVEGLERYPINMRYPQEWRDSPETLRDLPVVTPSGAHIPLGALAEVKIVDGPAMIRSENARRTGFVFIDIAGRDLGGYVKEARALVADQVTLPPGYSITWSGQYEYIERMQERLTLVAPATLLIITLMLFLAFNRIIEVAIILAALPVALAGGVWFLWYLSFDISVAVLVGFIALAGVAVETAIVMLLYLNLAWDKRKERAILESRLMTATDVEEVVFEGALLRVRPKIMTVATIFAGLIPIMYGTGTGSEIMQRIAAPMVGGMATATLLTLFVIPSIFVIWKRLALKRVNRELQRPAPTDAIATLAE; from the coding sequence GTGATCCGTGCCATAATCCGTGCGTCGATTGCCAACCGCGTCATCATCCTGGCGCTGGCGATCATGATGGGCGTCGTGGGCGTCTGGGCCATTCGAGAAACACCGGTGGATGCCATTCCCGATCTGTCGGACGTGCAGGTGATCGTGCGCACCCCCTATGCCGGTCAGGCGCCACAAGTCGTCGAAGATCAGATCACCTACCCGATTGCTACCGCCATGCTGGCCGTACCCGGCGCCAGCGCCGTGCGCGGCTTTTCGTTCTTTGGTGACAGCTATGTCTACGTGGTCTTCGAGGATGGCACCGATCTGTATTGGGCACGCACACGAGTGTTGGAATACCTCGGCCAGATCACGGCAAACTTGCCCGAAGGCGTGTCACCTCAGCTCGGGCCCGATGCGACTGGCGTGGGCTGGATCTATCAATATGCCCTCATCGACCGAACCGGCGGACATGATCTGTCCGAGTTGCGCACATTGCAGGACTGGTTCCTGAAATACGAATTGCAGACCGTCGATGGCGTGTCCGAGGTTGCCACCATCGGCGGTATGGTCAAGCAATATCAGGTCGTCGTCGACCCGAACAAGCTGCGCGCCTACGACGTGACGCTCGCACAGATCCGCAGCGCCATCGAGGACGCAAACCGCGAGACCGGCGGCAGCGTGATCGAGATGGGCGAGGCCGAGTACATGGTCCGCTCCACCGGCTACATCAACGAGTTGTCCGACCTTGCAAAGGCCCCGCTGATGGTGAACGCGCGCGGTGCGGCCGTCACATTGGGGGACGTGGCCCATATCCGCCTCGGTCCCGAGATGCGCCGCGGCGTGGGAGAATTCAATGGTGAGGGCGACGCGGTGGGCGGCGTCGTCATCCTGCGCTGGGGCGGCAACGCGCTGGCCACTATCAAGGCCGTCGAGGCGCGCATCGAAGAACTGCGCACCAGCCTGCCCGAGGGGGTCGAGATCGTCACCACCTATAACAGGGCGGGCGTGATCGAACGCGCCATCGACAACCTGCGCAAGAAGCTGACCGAGGAATTCATCGTCGTCATTCTGGTCTGCGCGGCGTTCCTTCTGCATATCCGCTCATCGCTGGTCATTCTGGTGTCGCTGCCACTGGGCATTTCCGCCGCCTTCATCGTCATGAAATTGCAGGGCGTAAATGCGAACATCATGTCTCTGGGCGGGATCGCCATCGCCATCGGCGCGATGGTGGATGCGGCCATCGTGATGATCGAGGCGATGCACCGAAGGCTGGAAAAGGAGAAACTGACCAACGAGAACCGATGGCGGATCGTCGGCGAATGCGCCTCCGAAGTAGGACCGGCGCTGTTCTACTCCCTCGCGATCATCACGGTCAGTTTCCTGCCTGTCTTCGTATTGGAAAGCCAGGAAGGACGGCTGTTCAAACCGCTGGCCTTCACCAAGACCTACGCGATGGCCGCGGCGGCGATCCTGTCCATCACGCTTGTGCCGGTACTGATGGGATATTTCGTGCGTGGGCACATCGTGCCGGAGCGAAAGAACCCGCTGAACCGGATCATCATCTGGATCTACCGCCCGTTTCTGGATGCTGCCGTCGCCTGGCCCTGGGCAACGACACTGCTGGCGGGTCTGGTGGTGGCGTCGATGTGGTGGCCCTTGCAGCGGATCGGAAGCGAGTTCATGCCCGAACTGAACGAAGGCGATTTTCTATACATGCCGACACTCTATCCGGGTATCTCCATCGGAAAGGCGCGTGAGGTTCTGCAGCAGACCGACCGGATGATCGCCACGATCCCCGAGGTTAAGACCGTTCACGGCAAGCTGGGCCGCGCGGACACCGCTACCGACCCCGCGCCCCTGACGATGATCGAAACGACGATTCAGCTGAAACCCGAGGCGGAGTGGCGCGAGGGCATGACCATGGAAGGAATTCGCAACAATCTGGACAAGGCCGTGCAGATTCCCGGCGTGACCAACGTCTGGATCCAGCCCATCAAGAACCGCATCGACATGCTGGCCACCGGCATCAAGACGCCGGTGGGTGTCAAGATATCCGGCGCCGATCTGCGCGTGATCGAAGAGATCGGGATCGAGGTGGAACGCACGGTCGCCAACGTGGAAGGTACCGCCTCGGCCTATGCAGAACGGCCGATCGGCGGACGTTTCATCGAGATCACGCCCGACCGCGATGCGGCCGCCCGCTATATGATGAGCGTGCGGGACATTCAGGACGTGGTTCAGACCGCCATCGGCGGGATGCAGGTTTCGGAATCCGTCGAGGGACTGGAGCGTTATCCGATCAATATGCGCTATCCGCAGGAATGGCGCGACAGTCCCGAAACCCTGCGCGATCTGCCCGTCGTCACACCCTCGGGAGCGCATATCCCGCTGGGGGCGTTGGCCGAGGTAAAGATCGTTGACGGTCCTGCCATGATCCGCTCCGAAAACGCGCGGCGCACCGGTTTCGTCTTTATCGATATCGCCGGGCGCGATCTGGGCGGATATGTGAAAGAGGCCCGCGCACTCGTGGCCGATCAGGTCACGCTGCCGCCGGGCTATTCGATCACCTGGTCAGGCCAGTACGAATATATCGAACGGATGCAGGAACGGCTGACGCTGGTTGCCCCCGCGACACTGCTGATCATAACCCTGATGCTGTTTCTGGCGTTCAACCGGATCATCGAAGTGGCTATCATCCTTGCGGCCCTGCCTGTGGCCCTAGCCGGGGGCGTGTGGTTTCTGTGGTATCTCAGCTTCGACATTTCCGTCGCCGTGCTGGTGGGTTTCATCGCGCTGGCGGGCGTGGCGGTCGAGACAGCCATCGTGATGCTGCTTTATCTCAACCTCGCCTGGGACAAGCGCAAGGAGCGGGCGATACTTGAATCGCGGCTGATGACCGCGACCGATGTCGAGGAGGTGGTGTTCGAAGGCGCGCTCTTGCGAGTGCGTCCCAAGATCATGACCGTCGCGACAATTTTCGCAGGCCTGATCCCGATCATGTACGGCACGGGGACCGGCTCGGAGATCATGCAGCGGATCGCCGCGCCAATGGTGGGCGGTATGGCAACCGCGACCTTGCTAACCCTGTTCGTGATCCCGTCAATCTTCGTGATCTGGAAACGGCTGGCCCTGAAACGGGTCAACCGTGAGTTGCAGCGCCCGGCCCCGACCGATGCAATTGCCACCCTAGCCGAATGA
- a CDS encoding DUF302 domain-containing protein, producing MSYTYDRILKDVAIDDAELRIRDALAEKGFGILTEIDVKATMKKKLDANMEPYRILGACNPKMAHKAIGIEPRVGAMLPCNVILREVDGGTEISAIDPVASMQAIDNEELHEVAGEVRDMMRAAVDAA from the coding sequence ATGAGCTATACCTATGACCGCATCCTGAAAGACGTCGCCATCGACGACGCCGAATTGCGCATCCGCGATGCGCTGGCAGAAAAGGGCTTCGGCATTCTGACCGAGATCGACGTCAAGGCGACGATGAAAAAGAAGCTCGACGCCAATATGGAGCCCTATCGCATTCTTGGAGCCTGCAACCCGAAAATGGCTCACAAGGCCATCGGGATCGAGCCGCGGGTGGGCGCGATGCTGCCCTGCAACGTCATCCTGCGTGAAGTGGACGGTGGCACCGAGATCAGCGCAATCGATCCGGTGGCCTCGATGCAGGCCATCGACAACGAGGAGTTGCACGAGGTCGCGGGCGAGGTGCGGGACATGATGCGCGCGGCTGTTGACGCCGCCTGA
- a CDS encoding TVP38/TMEM64 family protein — translation MRGILSGTTAKAVLAAAIVLAALALFVSPLSDLIESLDGERISHWVSAVGGWGPILIIVLMTVAIVASPIPSAPIALAAGAAYGHTAGTVYIVIGAELGALAAFSLARFLGRGVLTRWLGDKVDKGWLGSQNALTFTVFASRLMPFISFDIVSYAAGLSRLHFWRFAVATLAGIIPASFVLAHFGNEAVSGEPGRAAWAAIGLGALTLTPLVIVAVRDRRRKRLHRD, via the coding sequence ATGCGCGGCATTTTAAGCGGGACAACCGCAAAAGCGGTCCTTGCAGCTGCCATTGTCCTTGCTGCTCTGGCGCTGTTTGTCAGCCCGCTGTCCGACCTTATAGAAAGCCTTGATGGCGAGCGAATATCCCACTGGGTAAGCGCCGTCGGCGGGTGGGGGCCAATCCTCATCATTGTCTTGATGACCGTCGCGATTGTCGCGTCGCCCATTCCAAGTGCGCCGATTGCGCTGGCCGCCGGGGCTGCATACGGCCATACGGCTGGCACCGTCTATATCGTCATCGGTGCTGAACTCGGCGCTTTGGCGGCCTTCTCCCTGGCGAGGTTTCTGGGGCGTGGCGTGCTTACCCGATGGTTGGGCGACAAGGTGGACAAAGGCTGGCTTGGCTCTCAGAATGCGCTGACCTTCACGGTTTTCGCCAGCCGGTTGATGCCGTTCATCTCTTTCGACATCGTCAGTTACGCCGCCGGGCTCAGTCGTCTGCACTTCTGGCGCTTTGCGGTGGCGACCCTCGCCGGAATCATTCCAGCAAGTTTTGTTCTGGCCCATTTCGGCAATGAAGCCGTCAGTGGAGAGCCGGGGCGCGCCGCCTGGGCCGCCATTGGACTGGGCGCGCTGACGCTGACACCTCTTGTCATCGTTGCGGTAAGGGACCGGCGCAGAAAGCGACTACATCGTGACTGA